Proteins encoded in a region of the Populus nigra chromosome 3, ddPopNigr1.1, whole genome shotgun sequence genome:
- the LOC133689998 gene encoding uncharacterized protein LOC133689998 codes for MGSGSRNLLCKSSSSALLFLAPSFTSAQLRFNSFTPSKLRRMATQPSSSPSSLTTNDTASPSPSPSPSSTIDFLSLCHRLKTTKRAGWVKRGIKGPESISDHMYRMGLMALIAPDIPGIDRDKCIKMAIVHDIAEAIVGDITPSDGVPKAEKSRKEREALEHMCKLLGAESRAKEMSELWNEYEENSTPEAKIVKDFDKVEMILQALEYENEQGKDLEEFFQSTAGKFQTEVGKAWALEIASRRRKER; via the exons atggGAAGTGGAAGCCGAAATTTACTCTGTAAATCATCATCATCCGCGCTACTCTTCCTCGCTCCGTCTTTCACTTCAGCTCAACTCCGTTTCAATTCCTTCACTCCCTCCAAACTCCGCCGTATGGCCACCCAACCTTCCTCCTCTCCCTCTTCCCTCACCACAAACGACACcgcttctccttctccttcgcCCTCTCCTTCCTCCACGattgattttctctctctttgtcaCCGCCTCAAG acTACGAAGAGAGCAGGATGGGTAAAGAGGGGCATAAAAGGACCAGAGTCAATATCAGATCATATGTACAGAATGGGATTAATGGCTCTGATTGCTCCTGATATTCCCGGCATTGATCGTGACAa ATGTATAAAAATGGCGATAGTTCATGATATCGCTGAGGCAATTGTTGGAGACATAACGCCCTCGGATGGGGTTCCGAAGGCTGAAAAAAGCAGAAAAGAGAGGGAAGCATTGGAGCATATGTGCAAATTGCTTGGCGCAGAGTCAAGAG CGAAGGAAATGAGTGAGTTGTGGAATGAGTACGAGGAGAATTCGACACCAGAAGCTAAAATTGTTAAGGATTTTGATAAG GTGGAGATGATCCTTCAAGCTTTAGAATATGAAAATG AGCAAGGGAAAGACTTGGAAGAATTTTTCCAGTCAACTGCTG GGAAGTTCCAGACTGAAGTGGGGAAAGCATGGGCCTTAGAGATAgcatcaagaagaagaaaggaacgCTAG
- the LOC133689997 gene encoding cinnamoyl-CoA reductase-like SNL6 produces MDIEELPSVCLLDASTYVGSWILKGLLSRGYTVHAAIQKNNGETEIEKEIRGLGREEERLVVFEVDVLDYHSILIALKGCSAMFCCLDSRDGYDEKMVDSEIRGAINVAEACAQTDTIEKIIFSSSLTAAIWKESICSEKDVDERSWSDQEFCRKLKLWHALAKTLSEQAAWALAMDRMLNMVSINAGLVLGPGVSQQNPLSTMSYLRGAAQMYENGVLAYVDVNFLADVHIRAFQDRSTCGRYFCFNQTVTTEEEAVKLAQSLNPLISLPPRYEYQGNEVHAERLRTKKLNKLVEGAA; encoded by the exons ATGGATATTGAGGAGCTACCCTCAGTTTGTCTTCTTGATGCCTCAACCTATGTGGGTTCTTGGATCCTCAAGGGGCTGTTGAGTAGAGGATACACGGTTCATGCAGCCATACAAAAGAACAACG GAGAGACTGAGATAGAGAAGGAAATAAGGGGCTTGGGGAGAGAGGAGGAAAGATTGGTGGTATTTGAAGTCGATGTCTTGGATTACCATAGCATTCTAATTGCTTTGAAGGGTTGTTCTGCTATGTTCTGCTGCTTGGACAGTAGAGACGGCTACGAT GAAAAAATGGTTGATTCGGAAATTAGAGGAGCAATCAATGTAGCGGAGGCTTGCGCACAGACCGATACCATTGAAAAGATTATATTCAGTTCTTCACTAACTGCAGCGATATGGAAAGAGAGCATTTGTTCAGAGAAGGATGTAGACGAGAGGTCTTGGAGTGATCAAGAATTTTGCAGGAAATTGAAG TTATGGCATGCCCTGGCAAAGACACTCTCTGAACAGGCTGCTTGGGCTTTAGCCATGGACCGTATGCTTAACATGGTTTCCATTAATGCCGGCCTAGTTCTGGGTCCTGGTGTCTCTCAGCAGAACCCTTTATCAACCATGTCATACCTCAGAG GGGCAGCTCAAATGTATGAAAATGGGGTGCTGGCCTATGTAGATGTGAACTTCCTGGCTGATGTCCATATTCGAGCTTTCCAGGATCGGTCCACATGTGGCCGATACTTCTGCTTCAATCAGACGGTCACTACCGAGGAAGAAGCTGTCAAGCTTGCACAAAGCCTGAACCCTTTAATATCATTACCGCCAAG GTATGAATACCAAGGTAATGAAGTGCACGCTGAGAGGCTTAGGACAAAGAAGTTGAACAAGCTGGTCGAGGGTGCTGCATAG